The region ATCCGGGTCAGGAACACCAGGCGCCGCACCGCCCCGGCGTCGTACACCCGGTGCCCGCCGGCGTCGCGGGCCACCCGGACCAGCCCCACGCGCTCGTAGTAGCGCAGCGTGTGCGGGGACAGCTCCAGCCGGTCCGCGACCTCGGCGATCGTCATCGGCCCGGCGGCGACGGCCGGGTCGGTGAGCCGGTGGATCGCCTCGACCGACGGCGGGGCGCCGTCCTCCAGGGCGGCCAGGGCCCGGTTCATCAGCTCATCGGTGGCCATGGCGCCAGACTAGACCGGCCGGACCGAGGCCGGCACCCCGGCGAAGTCGGCGTCGCGGGCGGTCCCGGCCCACCGCTCCAGCTCGGCCAGGCCGCGCCGGTGGGCCGCGCCCAGGCGTTCGACGGCCTCGCGGCCCAGCGGCAGCCGCAGCGGCACCTCCCCGCCGCGCACCAGGGACACGATGATCCCGGCCGCGCGCCCGGGGTCGCCCTCCTGACGGCCGTCCGCCCCCGCCATGTCGGCGCGCACCGCCGCGAGCACGTCGCGGTAGACCGCCGAGTCGGCGGCGAACTCCAGCACGTCGGCGCCGTTGAACCCGGTCCGGAACCGGCTGGGCTCCACCAGCATCACCCGCACCCCGAACGGCGCGACCTCCCCGGCCAGGGACTCCGACCAGCCCTCCAGGGCGAACTTGGACGCGGAGTAGGCCGACACCCC is a window of Nocardiopsis changdeensis DNA encoding:
- a CDS encoding MerR family transcriptional regulator, encoding MATDELMNRALAALEDGAPPSVEAIHRLTDPAVAAGPMTIAEVADRLELSPHTLRYYERVGLVRVARDAGGHRVYDAGAVRRLVFLTRMRLSGMAVRDLRRYVELVDAGEHTVPERLSMLLEHREATRRRMRGLALSLAAIDYKIATYGGAAGPEGV